DNA sequence from the Streptomyces sp. CA-210063 genome:
CAGGCCCATCTCCTGGACCCCGCCTCCCCCGTGACCACTGCCGCGATGCTGTCGGCGGCCTACGGCGATCTGCGGCTGTCCGGTGTCATTGACGCCGGACACCAGGTGGGGGCCGTGCAGTACAGCCCCGACGGCCGTCTGCTGGCGGTGGCATCAGGCGGGAAGGTCACGGTGTACGGGTCCGACGGCCACAGCGTGCGGGCCCGCACCAGCGCACGGGCGGGCGCGGTGACCGAGGTTCGTTTCAGCGCCGACAGCCGTGGTCTCGTCCTGGGCACGGACCGCGGCGAGGTTCTGTACGGGGTGCTCGGTGAAGGCGACGACATCGGCCTTCGGGTACTGCGTGACGCCGACGAACCGGTCCTGGCCTTGGCCACGGGGGGCGGCGGCCGGGTGGCGTGGGCCACGAATGCCGGAGTGGAGGCGGTCGCCCGGCCCGGCTCGCAGTCCCCAGTACAGGTACGGCCGGCCGACCCCTTGGTCACCTCCCTGGCGTTCCTGCCCGCCGGACGTCTCGCGGTGGGACGCCTGACGGACGGCAACGACCCCGCCCTGCAGGTCTACCCGGCCGACCGGGCGAACGCCTCGCCCAAGACACTCCTGACCGCCACCAAGGCGATGAGGCTGTTGCGGAAGAGCGTCTCCGCCATGGCCGTCACCGACAGGGGGCGCTCACTGGTGGTCGGCGGGGCCCGGATCGATCTGCAGGTCTACGACACCCGAACCCTGCGGCTGAAGAAGAGCGTGAGTCTCGACGGGTACGTCTACGCCCTCTCGGCGAGCGCTGACGGGCGCACGGTCCTGGCGGCAACACGTGAATGGCCCTCGTACCGCGCCCCCGTCGACACCACATCCGCCAGCCCGACGGTCACCGCACTGGACATGTCCGACGGTGGCCGTGGCCTGGGGGTCGCCTACAGCGATGCCACCGAGTCACTCACCGCGGTCCTGGCCGTCCACCCCGTCACGGGCGCACCGGTCGTTGCCTCGGCTCCGCTCTCCAGTCGCAGCCGGGTATTCCTGTACGCCCCGCCAAAGCGCACGGATGCACAGGAACAGGTCGGAGCGGTCGTCGGTGACCCACACCTCCCTGGCAGCGTCCTCGTGCTCCGCGCCGACGGCCGGCTGATCCGGTACCGGGCCCGCGACGGCCATACGACGGTGCTGCGCAGGGCTGGCTCACAGGGCACGCTGGCCCTGGCAGTGGACGGGAGGGGGCGGACCCTAGCCGTGGGCGACGCCTCCGGCCGTATCACCCTCTACGACTATCCGGCGATGAGACCGAAAGGCCGGCCGCTGCACCGGACGGACAGCCCGGTGTTCCGTCTGGCCTTCTCCCCCGATGACCGGACCCTGGCCGCCGGTGACTCGGCCGGCGAGGTGCAGCTGTGGAGCATGGCGCACCGGACGGTGAAGGTCGCCCCCGAGCCGGAGCGGGACGCGGGTGCGGTCGGCACGTTCGCCTGGCGGCCGGACGGCACCCGGCTGCTCGTGGGGCACCGGCTCGGATGGGCCGAGATCCTGGACCCCCGAACCGCACGCC
Encoded proteins:
- a CDS encoding WD40 repeat domain-containing protein, which translates into the protein MRITIAVGESCALLTLVMRYEPGPRKAEGPAVLERLDPQPPTAPAFDEAVATALKWAEGQAGFPTRGLITWTVRTADGSQVTTPIGGASVGGAFAVALAFLFGLTPLARRRPLDRRAVLSAEVDAFGLLGPVTHIDQKAALVADIDHGRLLVAGAAHERALAAQSSGRPEAVAVTSVADAVRAGLLRRSLALPVAFVILVAATATGVWAAANAADRAEARTQARVESLSAQARAYHGSAPDRSAGAALQAHLLDPASPVTTAAMLSAAYGDLRLSGVIDAGHQVGAVQYSPDGRLLAVASGGKVTVYGSDGHSVRARTSARAGAVTEVRFSADSRGLVLGTDRGEVLYGVLGEGDDIGLRVLRDADEPVLALATGGGGRVAWATNAGVEAVARPGSQSPVQVRPADPLVTSLAFLPAGRLAVGRLTDGNDPALQVYPADRANASPKTLLTATKAMRLLRKSVSAMAVTDRGRSLVVGGARIDLQVYDTRTLRLKKSVSLDGYVYALSASADGRTVLAATREWPSYRAPVDTTSASPTVTALDMSDGGRGLGVAYSDATESLTAVLAVHPVTGAPVVASAPLSSRSRVFLYAPPKRTDAQEQVGAVVGDPHLPGSVLVLRADGRLIRYRARDGHTTVLRRAGSQGTLALAVDGRGRTLAVGDASGRITLYDYPAMRPKGRPLHRTDSPVFRLAFSPDDRTLAAGDSAGEVQLWSMAHRTVKVAPEPERDAGAVGTFAWRPDGTRLLVGHRLGWAEILDPRTARPTVTRNFAAVGTDDGLGDLAAAVPYQDGYLAGFGDGRIARYGPKIGLREQLPQRHSQTVLGTALSPDESELLTVSADYTALLQQVPDGAELFRATSPEDPDDDDLHYGGAWSAGGFTPDGKWVVLGSTTGHLTALALDGDELVRRLCALTDARTRADELSEACR